GAACACTCACAGGAACAGCATATATCGAATGACCGTCCAGCAGAAGAGGATGTGCTGGAATATACTCATGACACCAACTTTGACCGGAGACAAAACGAAGAAATGACCGATAACAGGAACAGTTTCGATGATGTTGCCGATTTCGGCACATCGGAAACACCTGCTGACTTTACTGGAGATCATAAAGACTACAATAAACTGTACATTGATGAAGAAAAAGAACGAGGTTTCACTGAAGACTATGAATCCTTCAGCGCCACAGATATCGAAGGCGATGACCGACAAGTATTCCAGAGCGATACTGAAGAGGAGTATGAGGAAATGCTTGACGAAGCAGGCCTTGAATCAGAGCTCGGCGATATTCCGTATAAAGAGGGAGACAGCTATATAGATGACCGCAAAAAGAAAGACGACGATTAAGAAAAAAACAGCCTCAGTTCGCATTTTGGGAA
The nucleotide sequence above comes from Mesobacillus jeotgali. Encoded proteins:
- a CDS encoding TraR/DksA C4-type zinc finger protein, with the protein product MLTNDKLNQLKQTLIDEKETLQTQIDLNENEGYLDGSQREATGELSSYDNHPADSGTELFERSKNLAMDEHHENQADKVDNALKAIQDGTYGKCAECGKDIPFERLEAVPYTLYCVEHSQEQHISNDRPAEEDVLEYTHDTNFDRRQNEEMTDNRNSFDDVADFGTSETPADFTGDHKDYNKLYIDEEKERGFTEDYESFSATDIEGDDRQVFQSDTEEEYEEMLDEAGLESELGDIPYKEGDSYIDDRKKKDDD